In Planctomycetia bacterium, one DNA window encodes the following:
- a CDS encoding peptide MFS transporter, producing the protein MNQSGGSSVGNAGHAGGERTFLGHPLGLYGLFFTEMWERFSFYSMRAFLVLYMTKAMSFAPGHSNEVYGAYLGFVYAAPFLGGILADRLLGQRRCIVIGGILMAAAQFTLATHAWLIRDQAGTAPVEQSIAITSIFFLGLGMLSAGNGFFKPNISSIVGSLYEQGDPRRDGAFTIFYMGINIGAFAAGFSGQLAEKYGWHWGFVLAGAGMLIGQVIFSGTTHLLHGRGMPPAKAASAASSNAGIPKGVLVALGVILFMPVAGYLMANPKYVQNLALFVAVPVMIYLLWETFRGTPEERGRMLVIIILCCFSIMFWAFFELAGSAINLFTDAHVDRNVPIFGELKASLLTASINPLFIIILGFPFAKLWVWLDKRRMEPSSPLKFALGLTQLGAGFFIMYLGAAQAGTTGKCNISFLVLGFMLHTTGELCLSPVGLSTITKLSPARMVSTFMGVWFLSSSLGNVFGGWVGSRTEHYGFDVVFKYIALTAVASGVLLFLLVPVLKKMMHGVK; encoded by the coding sequence ACAGCATGAGAGCATTCCTCGTGCTGTACATGACCAAGGCCATGTCGTTTGCTCCGGGTCATTCCAACGAAGTTTATGGCGCCTATCTGGGATTCGTGTACGCCGCGCCATTTCTAGGTGGCATTCTCGCGGATCGATTACTTGGTCAGCGCCGTTGCATTGTGATCGGCGGCATCCTCATGGCGGCAGCGCAGTTCACTTTGGCCACCCATGCCTGGCTTATTCGAGACCAAGCTGGGACGGCGCCGGTCGAACAGAGCATCGCGATCACCTCTATCTTTTTCCTCGGCCTGGGCATGCTTTCGGCTGGAAACGGTTTCTTCAAGCCGAATATCTCGAGCATTGTGGGAAGCCTCTACGAGCAGGGCGATCCGCGCCGCGACGGCGCGTTTACGATCTTCTACATGGGGATCAACATCGGCGCTTTCGCCGCCGGATTCTCCGGCCAGCTCGCCGAAAAGTACGGTTGGCACTGGGGCTTTGTTCTGGCAGGCGCCGGGATGCTGATTGGCCAGGTTATCTTCAGCGGCACAACGCACCTGCTGCACGGAAGGGGAATGCCTCCTGCGAAGGCCGCGAGCGCTGCCTCATCCAACGCGGGCATCCCAAAGGGAGTTCTCGTGGCGCTGGGGGTCATTCTGTTCATGCCCGTCGCAGGGTATCTCATGGCCAATCCGAAGTACGTCCAGAATTTGGCTCTTTTCGTTGCCGTTCCGGTCATGATCTACCTGCTGTGGGAGACCTTCCGCGGCACACCGGAAGAACGCGGGCGAATGCTGGTGATCATCATCCTGTGCTGCTTCTCGATCATGTTCTGGGCATTCTTCGAACTGGCTGGCAGCGCGATCAATCTGTTTACCGATGCACACGTGGACCGAAACGTGCCGATCTTCGGCGAATTGAAGGCTTCACTCTTGACCGCGTCGATCAATCCGTTGTTCATCATCATCCTGGGATTCCCGTTCGCGAAACTCTGGGTCTGGCTTGACAAACGTCGAATGGAACCGTCGTCGCCGCTGAAGTTCGCGCTGGGCCTGACCCAATTGGGCGCAGGCTTTTTCATCATGTATTTGGGGGCCGCGCAGGCTGGTACGACCGGAAAATGCAACATCAGTTTTCTGGTGCTTGGCTTCATGCTGCACACGACGGGCGAGTTGTGCCTTTCTCCGGTCGGGCTCTCAACCATTACGAAGCTTTCCCCCGCGCGCATGGTCAGCACCTTCATGGGTGTCTGGTTCCTGTCATCTTCGTTGGGGAACGTCTTTGGCGGTTGGGTCGGAAGTCGCACGGAGCATTACGGATTTGATGTCGTCTTCAAGTACATTGCGCTGACGGCCGTGGCCTCCGGCGTGCTGCTGTTCCTGCTCGTGCCGGTGTTGAAGAAGATGATGCATGGCGTGAAGTGA
- a CDS encoding oligopeptide transporter, OPT family, which produces MSDPNAVATHLPENAYRELKPGEIYTPMVPAAVTVPEITGRSIVFGIIMNVIFSMAATYLALKVGQGIETAIPISILSVGLSGFLLKTGRRASSLLENVNILAISTTSGIVAGGTVFTMPAIYILKINEQLDISNVQLFFTIFAVPLIGAILGVVFLVPFRRYFVKDMHGKLPFPEATATNEILVTGASDSTGQAWVLIYSFIVGFVYNWLGGTMKLFSEVFTTAVIPKLHDLTHKAKAVFFLGTGAELLGLGFIIGLRYATIICAGSFLSWFVIVPLLGSLNLEQLAVLNPAIKGDDAELIFRAIPRNIGIGGIFAAGLISILKMSKVIATALRQALGGLFAGNKGGPALRTDDDLSYPKLLLIGLIATIAMAIFFRMIVLNGMENANKLTAISVLLALGAAFLFTTVSAWAIAMISTTPISGMTVTTLIITAVVLLNAGLPKSPAGMLAVLLVGGVVASALSMAGTLVTEMKIAYWTGATPKRVQWSAIVSAVLASALVTGTIMFLSKSKGFEITPQTPDALSAPQANVMASALQSFVGGGTVPWVLYAVGAVIAIIMTMLGISGLAFALGMYLPMELNTPILVGGFIAAMIPKGAKNEAIAKARNDKGVLIASGLIAGGAIVGVVNAVLTSVNEELIKPRSASQPAEGFDLMQWLNMGNRLQASGWSSDRVEQMTNWLGLAAFGLLCLWAFAVCRRAKPGASSGPSLQH; this is translated from the coding sequence ATGTCCGACCCAAACGCCGTCGCAACGCACCTTCCCGAGAATGCCTACCGCGAGTTGAAGCCCGGCGAGATCTACACGCCGATGGTGCCGGCCGCGGTGACCGTCCCCGAAATCACCGGCCGCTCGATCGTCTTCGGCATCATCATGAACGTCATCTTCTCGATGGCGGCGACGTATCTGGCGCTGAAGGTCGGCCAGGGCATCGAGACGGCGATTCCGATTTCGATTCTGTCGGTGGGGCTATCGGGATTTCTGCTCAAGACCGGCCGGCGGGCCAGCAGCCTTCTCGAAAACGTCAACATCCTGGCGATCAGCACGACCAGCGGCATCGTGGCCGGCGGCACAGTCTTCACCATGCCGGCGATTTACATACTCAAAATCAATGAGCAACTCGACATCAGCAACGTGCAGTTGTTCTTTACCATCTTCGCCGTGCCGCTGATCGGTGCGATTCTCGGCGTCGTCTTCCTGGTGCCGTTCCGGCGCTACTTCGTCAAGGACATGCACGGCAAGCTGCCCTTCCCGGAAGCCACCGCCACCAACGAAATCCTCGTCACCGGCGCATCCGACAGCACGGGACAGGCGTGGGTGCTGATCTACTCGTTCATTGTTGGTTTCGTTTACAACTGGCTCGGCGGCACGATGAAGCTGTTTAGCGAAGTCTTCACCACGGCCGTGATCCCGAAGCTGCACGACCTCACGCACAAGGCGAAGGCGGTGTTCTTTCTCGGCACCGGCGCGGAACTGCTGGGGCTGGGTTTCATCATCGGCCTGCGCTATGCGACCATCATCTGCGCCGGCTCGTTTCTCTCGTGGTTTGTCATTGTGCCGCTGCTTGGCTCACTCAATCTTGAGCAGCTGGCGGTCCTGAATCCAGCGATCAAGGGTGACGATGCCGAATTGATTTTCCGTGCGATTCCTCGCAACATCGGCATCGGCGGCATTTTCGCCGCTGGGCTTATTTCCATCCTCAAAATGAGCAAGGTCATCGCCACGGCCTTGCGCCAAGCGCTGGGCGGTCTGTTCGCCGGCAACAAAGGTGGGCCGGCGCTGCGCACGGACGATGATTTGAGCTATCCCAAACTGCTTCTCATCGGCCTGATTGCGACGATCGCCATGGCGATCTTCTTCCGAATGATCGTGCTGAATGGGATGGAAAACGCGAACAAGCTGACCGCGATTTCGGTCTTGCTGGCTCTTGGCGCGGCCTTCCTGTTCACGACCGTGTCGGCCTGGGCCATTGCGATGATCTCCACGACGCCGATCTCCGGAATGACGGTCACCACGCTCATTATTACGGCCGTCGTGCTGCTCAATGCCGGGCTGCCCAAGTCGCCGGCGGGGATGCTCGCCGTGCTGCTTGTCGGCGGCGTGGTGGCGTCGGCCCTCTCGATGGCGGGCACGCTGGTGACGGAAATGAAAATCGCCTACTGGACCGGCGCGACGCCCAAGCGCGTGCAGTGGAGCGCCATCGTCTCCGCCGTATTGGCGTCGGCCCTTGTGACCGGAACAATCATGTTCCTCTCGAAATCCAAGGGATTCGAGATCACTCCGCAGACGCCCGACGCGCTCTCCGCGCCGCAAGCCAACGTCATGGCCAGCGCGCTGCAAAGCTTCGTCGGTGGCGGAACGGTGCCCTGGGTTCTGTACGCGGTTGGTGCGGTCATTGCCATCATCATGACCATGCTCGGAATTTCGGGCCTTGCCTTCGCTTTGGGCATGTACCTTCCAATGGAACTGAACACGCCGATTCTCGTGGGCGGTTTCATCGCCGCGATGATCCCCAAGGGGGCGAAAAACGAAGCGATCGCCAAAGCGCGGAACGACAAGGGCGTTCTGATCGCATCCGGCCTCATTGCCGGCGGCGCGATTGTCGGCGTCGTCAATGCAGTGCTCACTTCCGTTAACGAGGAGCTGATCAAGCCCAGGAGCGCCAGCCAGCCGGCGGAAGGATTCGACCTGATGCAATGGCTCAACATGGGAAATCGACTGCAAGCATCGGGCTGGTCGAGTGATCGCGTCGAGCAGATGACGAACTGGCTGGGCCTCGCGGCATTCGGATTGCTGTGCCTGTGGGCATTTGCCGTATGCCGTCGCGCGAAACCCGGTGCGTCGTCGGGTCCGTCGTTGCAGCATTAG
- a CDS encoding MFS transporter, whose product MTTAPAAAAQSPDSAPRGFSFAYWLLMTIEMFERLAYYTLRPIAGIFIMQATEPGGLKLTAQHKGTIFAWWAIIQVVLPIVTGGFADRYGYKKIMAFAMLLSGAGYATMATFHSYEGFFIGVLLQASGLSFFKPSIQGALAHSLSREKSSLGWGIFYGVVNVGAYFGHLASPLILGKNHSAQAYQTLFISCAGFCILCIVLVLMMRDIPSGGSKTDSPFTVLWKTIVNIFEPRLLAWLAIMSCFWMMMYQLWDLGPNFIEDWVDSSHVASLAPFDTWRETGPDGRLRLPQQVLLSLNSFLIIFFVAPISHLVRKMRTLSAMLLGMFGVTFGVLMAGLTQSAWMLLAGIAFFSLGEMLVGPKKSEYLALIAPPSKKGLYLGYVVIPTGIGQAVGNWISGHIYGRFGEKATLSLKYLLEHTPFGEGKSWDGSAKSLELAAGVTRPEAFAKLQEVLGVDGLAATRVLWNQYHPQYWSWLPFAAIGVLAAIALYIFGRMARRWADMNA is encoded by the coding sequence ATGACGACCGCGCCGGCCGCCGCAGCGCAATCGCCCGACTCCGCACCGCGCGGGTTCTCGTTCGCCTACTGGTTGTTGATGACCATCGAGATGTTCGAGCGGCTGGCGTATTACACGCTTCGGCCGATCGCGGGCATCTTCATCATGCAGGCCACCGAGCCGGGCGGTCTGAAGCTCACCGCGCAGCACAAGGGCACGATTTTCGCGTGGTGGGCGATTATTCAGGTTGTCCTGCCGATCGTCACCGGCGGCTTCGCCGATCGTTACGGCTACAAGAAAATCATGGCCTTTGCCATGCTGTTGAGCGGCGCGGGCTATGCGACGATGGCGACGTTTCACTCCTACGAGGGCTTCTTCATCGGCGTCCTGCTTCAAGCCAGCGGGCTGTCATTCTTCAAGCCGAGCATCCAAGGCGCGCTGGCGCACTCGCTCTCGCGCGAAAAATCATCGCTGGGCTGGGGAATCTTCTACGGGGTCGTGAACGTTGGGGCGTACTTCGGCCATCTCGCTTCGCCGTTGATTCTGGGGAAAAATCACTCGGCCCAGGCCTATCAAACGCTGTTCATTTCCTGCGCGGGCTTCTGCATTCTCTGCATCGTCCTCGTTTTGATGATGCGGGACATTCCATCCGGCGGATCCAAAACCGACAGCCCGTTCACCGTTCTATGGAAGACCATCGTCAACATTTTCGAGCCGCGTCTGCTGGCCTGGCTGGCCATCATGTCCTGTTTCTGGATGATGATGTACCAGTTGTGGGACCTGGGGCCCAACTTCATTGAAGACTGGGTGGACAGTTCGCACGTGGCGTCGCTCGCTCCCTTCGACACCTGGCGCGAAACCGGGCCCGACGGCCGCCTTCGTCTGCCGCAACAGGTGCTCCTGTCGCTCAACTCTTTTCTGATCATTTTCTTCGTCGCGCCGATCTCACACCTGGTACGCAAGATGCGCACCCTGTCCGCCATGCTGCTGGGCATGTTCGGCGTAACCTTCGGCGTCCTCATGGCGGGTCTGACGCAAAGCGCGTGGATGCTGCTGGCCGGCATTGCTTTCTTTTCACTGGGTGAGATGCTGGTCGGACCGAAGAAGAGTGAATACCTCGCGCTGATCGCGCCCCCGAGCAAGAAGGGGCTGTATCTTGGGTACGTGGTCATCCCCACCGGCATCGGGCAGGCCGTCGGCAATTGGATTTCCGGGCATATCTACGGGCGCTTCGGTGAGAAAGCGACTTTATCGCTTAAGTACCTGCTTGAACACACCCCGTTTGGCGAAGGCAAGTCGTGGGACGGCAGCGCGAAGTCGCTGGAACTCGCCGCCGGCGTGACGCGCCCGGAAGCGTTTGCGAAATTGCAGGAAGTACTCGGCGTGGACGGTCTCGCGGCGACGCGGGTTCTATGGAACCAGTATCATCCGCAATACTGGAGTTGGCTGCCGTTCGCCGCGATCGGCGTTCTCGCGGCCATCGCGTTGTACATCTTCGGGCGGATGGCGCGACGGTGGGCGGACATGAACGCGTAG
- the pepT gene encoding peptidase T gives MDTLLDRFLRYVKIESTAAEDSKTYPSSPGQLEMGKLLASELRDLKITDAVQDEHGIVMGTVPGNVPGAPTICWCSHVDTSPEFSAKDVKPQVIRSYDGKDITLPGDRSRVIKVAECEALKHLKGKTLITTDGTTLLGADDKAGVAVIMTAAAHLMAHPELKHGPIRIVFTCDEEIGHGTDKLDLKKIGSHVAYTLDGEDEGNIENETWSADLATVTITGKNIHPGFAKGRMINAIRLAAEFIAQIPMDMAPETTEGRVGFLHPYVLDGGVPEVRLKVLLRSFVTAELKQQADRLRAIADAVMKAHPDATIKIEQTEQYRNMLEYLAKEPRATKLAEQAMKNVGLTPKYQSIRGGTDGSKLSEKGLPTPNLSVGMHNFHSPLEFACLEQMENSVKVLVELAQLWGKEKV, from the coding sequence TTTCTTCGATACGTCAAGATCGAATCGACGGCTGCGGAGGATTCGAAGACCTACCCCAGCTCGCCCGGGCAGTTGGAGATGGGCAAGCTGCTGGCGAGCGAGCTGCGCGATTTGAAAATCACCGATGCGGTACAGGATGAGCATGGCATCGTCATGGGGACGGTGCCGGGGAACGTACCCGGCGCGCCGACGATCTGCTGGTGCTCGCACGTCGATACTTCGCCGGAGTTCAGCGCGAAGGACGTGAAGCCGCAGGTCATTCGCAGTTACGATGGCAAGGACATCACGCTGCCGGGCGACAGATCCCGCGTCATCAAGGTCGCCGAGTGCGAGGCGCTGAAACACCTCAAGGGCAAGACGCTCATTACCACCGATGGAACGACGCTGCTGGGGGCCGACGACAAGGCTGGCGTGGCGGTCATCATGACGGCCGCGGCGCACCTGATGGCGCACCCGGAACTCAAGCACGGGCCGATTCGGATTGTGTTCACGTGTGACGAGGAGATCGGTCACGGCACCGACAAGCTCGATCTCAAGAAGATCGGCTCGCACGTCGCCTACACGCTCGACGGCGAGGATGAGGGCAACATCGAGAACGAGACGTGGTCGGCGGATCTCGCGACGGTGACGATCACCGGCAAGAACATTCACCCCGGCTTCGCCAAGGGTCGGATGATCAACGCGATTCGGTTGGCGGCGGAGTTCATCGCGCAGATCCCAATGGACATGGCGCCCGAGACGACGGAGGGCCGCGTTGGATTTTTACATCCGTATGTATTGGACGGCGGCGTGCCGGAGGTGCGGCTGAAGGTGCTGTTGCGGAGTTTCGTGACGGCCGAGTTGAAACAGCAGGCGGACCGGCTGCGGGCCATCGCCGACGCGGTGATGAAGGCCCACCCGGACGCGACGATCAAGATCGAGCAGACCGAGCAGTATCGCAACATGCTGGAGTACCTTGCGAAGGAGCCGCGTGCGACGAAGCTGGCCGAGCAAGCGATGAAAAACGTCGGCCTGACGCCGAAGTATCAATCGATCCGCGGCGGGACGGACGGGTCGAAGTTGAGCGAGAAAGGCCTGCCGACCCCGAACCTGTCGGTGGGCATGCACAATTTCCACTCGCCGCTGGAGTTCGCGTGCCTCGAGCAGATGGAAAACTCGGTGAAAGTGCTGGTGGAGCTGGCGCAGTTATGGGGGAAGGAGAAGGTTTGA